In Candidatus Bathyarchaeota archaeon, a single window of DNA contains:
- a CDS encoding polyprenol monophosphomannose synthase, giving the protein MISFVIPTWNEPMIQSLIKGIDSVMDEMGRDFEVIVIDRSDDDTPVRAAEMGAKVYRQSSRGLGGALREGLELAKGDVIFTMDGDLSHDPVFVPRFLAELDKGFDIVVGSRRMKGGKVVGWGLRRKATSWTANILGRLLAGVGVSDLTSGYRAYRREALRRVNLKAMDSNGYAFQLEILFEALRHGCKVGAVPIVFRDRVKGASKLGSKDIFEFLRISLRLFLRRLGF; this is encoded by the coding sequence TTGATCTCCTTCGTGATCCCGACGTGGAATGAACCCATGATCCAATCCCTGATTAAGGGCATCGATTCGGTCATGGATGAGATGGGGAGAGACTTTGAAGTTATAGTTATAGACCGTTCCGATGATGATACCCCTGTGAGAGCTGCAGAGATGGGGGCCAAGGTCTACCGGCAGTCATCTAGGGGCTTGGGCGGGGCCTTGAGGGAAGGGCTGGAGCTGGCTAAGGGAGACGTCATCTTCACCATGGACGGCGACCTAAGCCATGACCCCGTCTTCGTCCCCAGGTTCCTAGCTGAGCTGGATAAGGGCTTCGACATAGTGGTGGGTTCGAGGAGGATGAAGGGGGGTAAAGTGGTTGGGTGGGGTTTGAGGAGAAAAGCGACCTCATGGACCGCTAACATCCTTGGAAGGCTCCTGGCGGGTGTCGGAGTCTCCGATTTAACCTCGGGTTACAGGGCCTATAGAAGGGAGGCTCTCAGGAGGGTGAACCTCAAAGCCATGGATTCAAACGGTTATGCGTTCCAGCTGGAGATCTTATTTGAGGCCTTAAGGCATGGATGCAAAGTGGGAGCTGTCCCCATAGTATTCAGGGATAGGGTTAAGGGCGCCTCCAAGCTCGGTTCAAAGGACATATTCGAGTTCCTCAGGATCTCCCTGAGGCTTTTCCTCAGGCGTCTGGGCTTCTGA
- the topA gene encoding DNA topoisomerase I yields the protein MKAEGLDGYSTTTMIIAEKPMAAAQIARALSLGGEIYERTRHGATYYEVRNGDERILVCAAVGHLFQVAEKTPLGRHLYPVWDIAWKPIYLVEKGLKRQENAAKLIRELSREADKYVNACDYDVEGSLIGHMILKYLCDNAHREALRMKFSTLTPGEIRGAFKSARRGLDGNLAQAGMCRHEVDWLYGVNLSRALTQANLNHSGFYATLSIGRVQGPTLRYIAQREEEILTHVPIPRWIIKAAFNIRGWRLEADYHKPMLEAKSEADMIVEECAGKTGTIERVEARRVRVNPPHPFDLTTLQTEAYRHLNLNPAATLRLAENLYLKGLISYPRSSSQKIPREISLEAILQNLRRNPNYEEAVRKLMGEKPVLKAWEGPKEDKAHPAIHPTGDPPDPALDRKSLQLYDLIVKRLLATLSDPQMKEIKKVTVNVEGHRFHVGGSTTVDPGWSQYYKPYYREKDQEIPSVSEGEEAELLDVKAFRRLSPPPPRYNPSSLIRLMERLEIGTKATRAEIVETLYKRRYINGDRIRATQLGLDLVRIISKYCPRILDEELTRDLESQMLKIEDGLKTREEVVLEAVNYLRPIIGTLRSSEGEVGSRLSEMLRETYSSDTVLEESCPRCGRPLRIVKNRRTGKRFIGCAGWQTMGCSFALPLPQRGRLTLTEGRCPKCSFQLVSVRRGAGKPLTICPQCYVEAFRSPDA from the coding sequence ATGAAGGCTGAGGGGCTGGATGGATACTCCACGACGACGATGATTATAGCTGAGAAACCCATGGCTGCGGCTCAAATAGCGAGGGCGTTATCGCTGGGCGGAGAGATCTACGAGAGGACCCGGCACGGCGCGACATACTACGAGGTGAGAAATGGGGATGAGCGCATCCTGGTATGCGCAGCGGTGGGGCATCTATTCCAGGTGGCTGAGAAGACGCCCCTAGGCAGGCATCTGTATCCGGTCTGGGATATCGCGTGGAAGCCTATATACCTCGTGGAGAAGGGGCTTAAACGCCAGGAGAACGCTGCAAAGCTCATACGAGAACTATCCAGGGAGGCCGATAAATATGTAAACGCCTGCGATTACGATGTGGAGGGGAGCCTAATCGGCCACATGATCCTCAAATACCTCTGCGACAACGCCCATAGGGAAGCTTTAAGGATGAAGTTCAGCACCTTGACCCCTGGAGAGATAAGGGGGGCCTTTAAGTCGGCTAGGAGAGGCCTGGATGGGAACCTAGCCCAGGCGGGGATGTGCCGCCACGAGGTGGATTGGCTTTACGGGGTGAACCTTTCAAGGGCGCTCACCCAGGCGAACCTGAATCACAGCGGATTTTACGCCACCCTCAGCATTGGACGGGTCCAAGGGCCAACACTCAGATACATAGCTCAAAGGGAGGAGGAGATCCTAACCCACGTCCCGATACCTAGATGGATCATAAAGGCGGCCTTCAACATAAGGGGCTGGAGGCTGGAGGCTGATTATCATAAGCCCATGCTGGAAGCCAAGTCTGAGGCGGACATGATAGTAGAGGAGTGCGCTGGGAAAACCGGAACGATAGAGAGGGTGGAGGCTAGGAGGGTGCGCGTGAACCCGCCCCACCCCTTCGACCTTACGACCCTCCAGACCGAAGCCTATCGCCACCTAAACCTGAACCCCGCAGCCACCCTGAGGCTGGCTGAAAACCTCTATTTGAAGGGGCTGATATCCTATCCGAGGAGCTCGAGCCAGAAGATACCCAGGGAGATAAGCCTCGAGGCCATACTTCAAAACCTGAGGCGGAACCCGAACTACGAAGAGGCTGTCCGGAAACTCATGGGGGAGAAGCCGGTGCTGAAGGCCTGGGAGGGGCCGAAGGAGGATAAAGCCCACCCCGCCATCCATCCAACCGGGGATCCCCCAGACCCCGCTTTGGATAGGAAGAGCCTACAACTCTACGACCTGATAGTGAAGAGGCTCCTGGCTACGTTATCGGATCCCCAGATGAAGGAGATTAAAAAGGTGACGGTCAACGTGGAGGGCCACAGGTTCCATGTGGGCGGCTCCACAACCGTAGATCCGGGGTGGAGCCAATATTATAAGCCGTATTATAGGGAGAAGGATCAGGAGATACCATCCGTATCGGAGGGAGAAGAGGCGGAGCTGCTGGATGTGAAGGCTTTCAGGAGGCTCTCACCTCCTCCCCCCCGATACAACCCGAGCAGCCTCATCCGCCTGATGGAAAGGCTTGAAATAGGCACGAAGGCTACGAGGGCTGAGATCGTTGAGACCCTCTACAAGAGGAGGTATATAAATGGGGATAGGATCCGGGCCACGCAGCTGGGCTTGGATCTGGTTAGGATAATCTCGAAATATTGCCCTAGAATACTCGATGAGGAGTTGACGAGGGACCTAGAATCGCAAATGTTAAAGATAGAGGACGGCTTAAAGACGAGGGAAGAGGTGGTTCTAGAAGCTGTAAACTATCTGAGGCCCATCATAGGGACTCTAAGGAGCTCGGAGGGGGAGGTGGGATCGCGTCTATCCGAGATGTTGAGGGAAACCTACAGCTCCGACACCGTGCTGGAAGAGTCCTGTCCCAGATGCGGACGCCCCCTAAGAATAGTTAAGAACAGGAGGACTGGAAAACGCTTCATAGGATGTGCAGGATGGCAGACCATGGGATGCAGCTTCGCCCTACCATTGCCCCAGAGGGGGAGGCTCACCCTAACGGAGGGGAGATGTCCTAAATGCAGCTTCCAGCTCGTATCCGTGAGGAGGGGGGCAGGTAAGCCTTTGACGATATGCCCCCAATGCTACGTTGAAGCCTTCAGAAGCCCAGACGCCTGA
- the tpiA gene encoding triose-phosphate isomerase, which yields MGKGYGKPVIIVNFKTYLEGLGDKALMLAKQAEKISERTGVYIGVAPQPVDLRLLASNSSTPVFSQHVDGVMPGAYTGCIVADALADAGAAGSLINHSERRLKLSEIDEAIRRLDELRLISVVCSNTPTVSAAAAALNPDMVAVEPPELIGTGIAVSKAKPEIVSDTVEVIKRVNPRVTILCGAGITRGEDVEAAIKLGSEGILVASGVVKAGDPGKALSELAEHAQSAMR from the coding sequence ATGGGTAAGGGTTACGGTAAGCCGGTTATCATAGTGAACTTTAAGACGTATCTGGAAGGTTTAGGGGATAAGGCTTTGATGCTTGCAAAGCAGGCGGAGAAGATATCTGAGAGGACCGGGGTGTATATAGGGGTTGCTCCGCAACCTGTTGATTTAAGGTTGTTAGCTTCTAATTCCTCCACGCCGGTGTTCAGCCAGCACGTGGATGGAGTGATGCCCGGGGCCTATACGGGCTGCATAGTGGCGGACGCCCTGGCCGACGCGGGTGCGGCGGGGAGTCTAATAAACCATTCGGAGAGGAGGTTGAAACTCTCGGAGATAGATGAGGCCATCAGACGGCTCGACGAGCTGAGGCTGATCTCAGTGGTCTGCAGCAACACCCCCACCGTCAGCGCAGCCGCCGCGGCCTTGAATCCCGACATGGTTGCGGTGGAGCCCCCGGAGCTCATAGGTACGGGGATAGCCGTATCTAAAGCTAAGCCGGAGATAGTCTCCGACACGGTCGAAGTCATTAAGAGGGTTAATCCAAGGGTCACCATCCTATGCGGAGCCGGGATCACCAGGGGTGAGGACGTTGAGGCTGCTATAAAACTGGGCTCCGAGGGAATTTTGGTCGCAAGCGGCGTGGTGAAGGCCGGAGATCCGGGTAAGGCCCTAAGCGAGCTCGCCGAGCACGCCCAATCCGCGATGAGGTGA
- a CDS encoding (Fe-S)-binding protein has translation MHVQGLAEKIAICAYCPFMCKDICTVYSQTKIDTLSPSMHEYLIWLILEGREKYSEEVADVLYRACCGCLLCQSWCATGQDVPEKVRAARMDLVELGLHPKPVERLNQASLRDHNPYGRSHAERFKELHRAIPEERWNGGADTLYFVGCATAYHQLGIARAVAAIMDRAGVELSVDDEEWCCGLPQFELGLLDTAKKLMEHNHQVIRGHGYKSVLTSCPECYYMLSRIYPSLGFDLKAEIHHVSSCFKRLMDESRLKLSGRLDGTVTYHDPCYLGRRCGIYEEPRRILKDASEKFVEMRWNRDKAYCGGGGVGYSILYPETAAMIGDKILIEAEKAGAGKVVTSCPTCKSQMEVNLKGRRIKVYDLSEVISQLL, from the coding sequence ATGCACGTTCAAGGGCTGGCCGAGAAGATAGCCATATGCGCCTACTGCCCCTTCATGTGCAAGGACATCTGCACCGTCTACTCCCAGACGAAGATCGACACCCTCTCCCCATCCATGCATGAATACCTCATATGGCTCATTCTCGAAGGGAGGGAGAAATACTCAGAGGAGGTTGCAGACGTCCTCTATAGGGCGTGCTGCGGATGCCTCCTATGCCAGTCGTGGTGCGCCACAGGCCAGGATGTGCCCGAGAAGGTTAGGGCCGCTCGCATGGACCTGGTCGAGCTAGGGCTACACCCCAAACCCGTGGAGAGGCTCAACCAAGCCTCGCTGAGGGATCATAACCCCTACGGTAGGAGCCACGCCGAGAGGTTCAAGGAGCTCCATAGAGCCATCCCAGAGGAGAGATGGAACGGTGGAGCTGACACCCTATACTTCGTGGGCTGTGCAACCGCGTATCATCAGCTCGGGATAGCCAGGGCCGTGGCAGCCATAATGGATAGGGCAGGAGTAGAACTCAGCGTAGACGACGAAGAATGGTGCTGTGGCCTACCCCAGTTCGAGCTAGGCCTCCTGGACACAGCTAAAAAACTCATGGAGCACAACCATCAGGTGATCAGGGGTCACGGATACAAGTCCGTGTTGACCTCATGCCCTGAATGCTACTATATGCTCAGCAGGATCTATCCGAGCCTAGGATTCGATCTGAAGGCGGAGATCCACCACGTATCCAGCTGTTTTAAACGGTTAATGGATGAGAGTAGACTGAAGCTCTCCGGGAGACTGGATGGAACCGTAACCTATCATGATCCATGCTACCTCGGGAGGCGCTGCGGGATATATGAGGAGCCGCGGCGCATCTTGAAGGATGCATCCGAGAAGTTCGTGGAGATGAGGTGGAACAGGGATAAAGCCTATTGCGGGGGCGGAGGGGTAGGCTACTCCATCCTATACCCTGAAACCGCCGCTATGATCGGGGACAAAATACTAATTGAGGCGGAGAAGGCTGGAGCCGGAAAGGTCGTGACCTCTTGCCCCACATGCAAAAGCCAGATGGAGGTGAACTTGAAGGGTAGGAGGATTAAGGTGTACGATCTGTCGGAGGTCATCAGTCAACTCCTATAA
- a CDS encoding DNA-directed DNA polymerase I — protein sequence MKLEEFFVKPEGEAMDVQESVEDATSHGRLDEAPPPSDYYIVGVGYDGEKGAAYLKLYEPERGKIYRWYDNTSHKPYCFSKLPIEEIEKIEAVTHHTGLLRIERVEKYDALRDQKIYVAKIVAKDPLSIGGRPSGSIRDLIKAWEADIKYVESYIYDRGIVPGMRYTLRSGDLKESWPPVEAVPEFKIKSGDEEYCRLLRHWITLLECPVPDYIRAAVDIEVYSEADRIPDPGEASKPIICIGIAGSDGRKMALLLRREGVEEGVREVPEGLELKYYEGEADLISEAFSQLSRYPFIITFNGDDFDLNYLYHRALNLGFPKESIPIILSRDYASLVNGVHIDLYKFFFNRSIQVYAFSQKYRENTLDEVGRSLIQAGKLEINNSISELPYRDLAAYCFRDAEISLKLTSFNDNLVMKLITLLSRISYLSMEEVSRQGVSSWIRSMLYREHRARGILIPRSDEILELKGFTTTKAIIKGKKYKGAIVVEPKPGIHFNVAVLDFASLYPSIIKVWNLGYETVLCPHEDPECRENKVPDTPLWVCRRNTSLESLLIGSLRDLRVKWYKPRSKDKSIPENLRNLYDAIQNALKVVLNASYGVFGAESFSLYCPPVAEATAAIGRFLIKKAIDKAGALGVDVIYGDTDSIFLGNPGRSQLEGLLKWAEEELGMELEVDKHYRYVALSSRKKNYLGVLPDGSVDIKGLTGKKRHIPQFLKKAFYEMIDILSRVKSEEEFERAKGLIKEIALKCYRGLKSRSYPLEELAFSVMISKATGRYDKTTPQHVKAAKLLEDRGYEVKPGDIISFVKVVGEPGVKPCRLASINEIDVKKYMEYMDSTFEQVLDALGMSFEELIGNRRLESFF from the coding sequence GTGAAGTTGGAGGAGTTCTTCGTTAAACCAGAAGGAGAAGCCATGGATGTACAGGAGAGCGTGGAGGACGCAACTTCACATGGAAGGTTGGATGAGGCCCCTCCCCCATCCGATTACTACATAGTGGGGGTTGGATACGACGGCGAGAAGGGGGCAGCATATTTAAAGTTATACGAGCCCGAGCGTGGAAAAATATATAGATGGTATGATAATACCTCCCATAAGCCGTATTGCTTCTCGAAGCTGCCCATAGAGGAGATAGAGAAGATCGAGGCGGTAACCCATCACACCGGGTTGTTAAGGATTGAGAGGGTGGAGAAATACGATGCCCTAAGGGATCAGAAGATATACGTCGCTAAGATAGTGGCTAAGGATCCTCTATCGATAGGGGGCAGGCCTTCCGGATCCATACGGGACCTGATAAAGGCCTGGGAGGCGGACATAAAGTATGTTGAGAGCTATATATATGACCGTGGGATAGTTCCGGGGATGAGATACACGTTAAGGAGCGGAGACCTCAAGGAATCATGGCCCCCGGTAGAGGCCGTGCCGGAGTTCAAGATAAAAAGTGGAGATGAGGAATATTGCAGGCTCTTGAGGCATTGGATAACCCTCCTCGAATGCCCGGTGCCCGACTATATAAGGGCGGCCGTCGACATAGAGGTGTACTCCGAGGCGGATCGGATACCGGATCCAGGGGAGGCTTCCAAACCGATAATCTGCATAGGCATAGCAGGCTCCGACGGTAGGAAGATGGCTCTGCTGTTAAGGAGGGAGGGCGTCGAGGAAGGGGTTAGAGAAGTCCCCGAAGGCTTGGAGCTCAAATACTACGAGGGGGAGGCGGATTTAATAAGCGAGGCCTTCTCGCAGTTATCGAGGTATCCGTTCATTATAACGTTTAACGGCGATGACTTCGACCTGAACTATTTATATCACAGGGCGTTAAACCTCGGGTTTCCAAAGGAATCCATACCTATCATATTATCCAGGGATTATGCTTCTCTGGTGAATGGGGTTCACATAGACCTCTACAAGTTTTTCTTTAATAGATCCATTCAAGTATACGCCTTCTCCCAGAAGTATAGGGAGAATACCCTCGACGAGGTTGGCAGATCCCTCATCCAAGCCGGGAAGTTGGAGATTAATAATTCGATCTCGGAGCTTCCATACAGGGATTTGGCGGCTTATTGCTTCAGGGATGCGGAGATCAGCCTAAAATTAACGTCGTTCAACGATAACCTGGTTATGAAGCTGATCACGCTGCTCTCCAGGATTAGTTACCTCTCCATGGAGGAGGTCTCCCGCCAGGGGGTTTCAAGCTGGATACGGAGCATGCTCTACAGGGAGCATCGGGCGAGGGGGATATTGATCCCTCGATCAGACGAGATATTGGAGCTTAAAGGGTTTACGACGACGAAAGCCATCATAAAGGGGAAGAAGTACAAGGGGGCCATAGTCGTAGAGCCTAAACCTGGAATACATTTCAACGTCGCGGTCCTCGACTTCGCCTCGCTTTACCCCTCCATCATCAAGGTGTGGAACCTAGGCTATGAGACCGTTCTATGCCCCCACGAGGATCCTGAATGCAGAGAAAACAAGGTTCCCGACACGCCTTTATGGGTATGCAGGAGGAACACCTCGCTGGAAAGCCTCCTAATAGGCTCCTTAAGGGATCTCAGGGTGAAATGGTATAAGCCTAGGTCGAAGGATAAGAGTATACCTGAAAACCTCCGCAACCTTTACGATGCGATCCAGAATGCCTTGAAGGTGGTTCTTAACGCGAGCTATGGGGTATTTGGAGCCGAGAGCTTCTCGCTTTACTGCCCCCCGGTGGCGGAGGCCACGGCCGCCATCGGCCGGTTTCTAATAAAAAAGGCCATCGATAAGGCTGGAGCTCTAGGGGTAGACGTAATATACGGCGATACCGACTCCATATTCCTAGGCAACCCTGGGAGGAGCCAGCTGGAGGGACTTTTAAAATGGGCGGAGGAGGAGTTAGGGATGGAGCTTGAGGTGGATAAGCATTATAGATATGTGGCTCTGAGCTCGAGGAAGAAGAATTATCTAGGGGTGCTCCCCGATGGGAGCGTGGATATAAAAGGGCTCACCGGGAAGAAACGGCACATCCCACAATTCCTCAAGAAAGCCTTCTACGAGATGATCGATATTTTAAGCAGGGTTAAGAGCGAGGAGGAGTTTGAGAGGGCTAAGGGGCTCATTAAGGAGATAGCCTTGAAATGTTATAGGGGGCTTAAGAGCAGGAGCTACCCGCTGGAAGAACTGGCTTTCAGCGTCATGATAAGTAAAGCGACGGGGAGATACGATAAGACCACGCCTCAACACGTCAAGGCTGCAAAGCTCCTCGAGGATCGAGGATACGAGGTTAAGCCCGGAGACATAATCTCCTTCGTTAAGGTCGTAGGTGAACCTGGAGTTAAACCCTGCAGGTTGGCATCCATAAATGAAATAGACGTGAAGAAATATATGGAGTACATGGATTCAACCTTTGAGCAGGTCCTAGACGCCCTCGGGATGAGCTTCGAGGAGCTCATAGGTAATAGGAGGCTGGAGAGCTTCTTCTAA
- a CDS encoding FAD-binding oxidoreductase, producing the protein MRVRDECHLDLIYNRLADIVGDKYVLTRELDRTIYSIGRNWLARTWMAQGLPLPKADFIVQPGDEGEIAEIIRLANRERIPVIPFGGLSSGMGGALPIHGGILLDTKRLDEIKYVSGKSLLVRVEAGVNCWKLEDELNRLGYTSGHLPASFFCSCIGGFIACRGAGRLSTKYGKMEDMILGLRVVLPTGEIMETRAVPGHATGPDLNQLFIGSEGTLGVVTEAVMKIHPMPEERRFRGVIFPDLHSGMEAMRRIMREDLTPCMARLYDEEETATRVRDAWRVEERGAFLVIGFDGSRRIVDLEEEMALEICREEGGRDLGREPGEYWWEHKYDDYYPTPKSVREYKALLGGRQAGATTDTCATYDAIEEIYYEMKNLFMEKYGERFNGWFYGHFSHWYKNGAMLYPRWHLYDPPGGKELTRLYWNVWRDLVRIALRHGGVLNHHHGIGRILGEYMPEQYGVGFEVLRRVKKALDPNGIMNPGVLGLN; encoded by the coding sequence ATGCGTGTGAGAGATGAATGTCACCTGGATCTGATCTATAACAGGCTGGCGGATATTGTAGGTGATAAGTACGTTTTAACCAGGGAGCTTGATAGGACTATTTATTCCATCGGTAGGAATTGGCTTGCTAGGACGTGGATGGCTCAGGGTTTACCGTTGCCCAAGGCTGATTTCATCGTGCAGCCTGGGGATGAGGGGGAGATAGCTGAGATCATACGTTTAGCTAATAGGGAGAGGATCCCCGTGATCCCGTTCGGCGGGTTAAGCTCCGGTATGGGTGGGGCCCTCCCCATCCACGGCGGGATCCTCCTCGATACTAAGAGGTTGGATGAGATAAAGTATGTCAGCGGGAAGTCTCTCCTAGTAAGGGTTGAGGCGGGTGTTAATTGCTGGAAGCTTGAGGACGAGTTGAACAGGCTCGGATATACTTCAGGCCACTTACCCGCCTCCTTCTTCTGCTCATGTATCGGGGGGTTCATAGCGTGCCGCGGCGCCGGCCGTTTATCCACTAAGTATGGGAAGATGGAGGATATGATCCTAGGGCTGAGGGTGGTCTTGCCTACGGGGGAGATCATGGAGACGAGGGCGGTGCCTGGTCATGCAACCGGGCCGGATCTCAACCAGCTTTTCATAGGATCCGAGGGCACCCTGGGGGTGGTCACGGAGGCCGTAATGAAGATTCATCCGATGCCTGAGGAGCGGCGGTTCCGAGGAGTCATATTTCCAGACCTCCATTCAGGGATGGAGGCCATGAGGAGGATCATGAGGGAGGATTTGACGCCCTGCATGGCGAGGCTGTACGATGAGGAGGAGACAGCTACAAGGGTTAGGGATGCCTGGAGGGTAGAGGAGAGGGGGGCATTCCTGGTGATAGGGTTCGATGGATCCAGGAGGATCGTGGACCTGGAAGAGGAGATGGCATTAGAGATATGCAGGGAAGAGGGGGGAAGGGACTTGGGGAGGGAGCCTGGGGAATACTGGTGGGAGCATAAATACGACGACTACTATCCAACTCCTAAGAGCGTAAGGGAGTATAAGGCATTACTAGGCGGAAGGCAGGCGGGGGCCACAACGGATACATGCGCCACCTACGACGCGATAGAGGAGATCTACTACGAGATGAAGAATCTATTCATGGAGAAGTATGGGGAGAGGTTCAACGGATGGTTCTACGGCCATTTCAGCCACTGGTATAAGAACGGCGCGATGCTCTATCCGAGATGGCATCTATACGATCCACCCGGAGGAAAGGAGTTGACGAGGCTTTACTGGAATGTCTGGAGGGACCTGGTGAGGATAGCCCTCCGCCATGGAGGCGTCTTAAACCATCACCATGGGATAGGAAGGATCCTAGGCGAGTACATGCCTGAACAATACGGCGTAGGCTTCGAGGTGTTGAGGAGGGTCAAGAAAGCCCTAGACCCAAACGGGATAATGAACCCCGGCGTCTTAGGGTTGAACTGA
- a CDS encoding RsmB/NOP family class I SAM-dependent RNA methyltransferase, translating to MSYTLILRMVLEALRRLAQGSGEKEAFAESIKESKVRGMDASRAALKIFIEISKRKIRYDRLISTVEDSKASPHLRRIIYLFLYHVESCGGIEELCRFLKYLRGAFKVPSKVENIFGLLISHKAGAEASPDPRWEIEDKSLEFSLPPWFVEYCFKLLGRADGIRFMNSSLRSLPTYVRVNTLKGDEDSIIETLRSEGVELREVGLIPHVYKVERVSKPLVTLESWRKGYITIQDLLSCLVGHVANPRPYDRVLDLCAAPGGKTAMLAQMMDNKGEIYSLDLSPGRLRVWRKEMKRLGVRIAKPILSDARGWLPLKGEMDLVLLDPPCTGTGILMKNPSMKDRLSPSMLKYYARIQWSMLDAASKMVGEGGHLIYSTCSITREENEDIIWRLLKVDPSLEVVDLEFRGLPRGLFLKECIRLYPHINLCNGGFIAKLRRL from the coding sequence ATGTCCTACACCCTCATCTTAAGGATGGTCCTCGAAGCCTTGAGGCGCCTAGCCCAAGGCTCGGGTGAGAAGGAGGCCTTCGCTGAAAGCATTAAGGAGTCTAAGGTTCGGGGGATGGATGCTTCCAGGGCGGCCTTAAAGATATTCATCGAGATATCGAAACGCAAGATCAGATATGATAGGTTGATCTCCACGGTGGAGGATTCGAAGGCCTCTCCCCACCTCAGAAGGATCATCTACCTGTTCTTATATCACGTTGAAAGCTGTGGAGGCATAGAGGAGCTCTGCAGGTTTCTGAAATACCTGAGGGGGGCTTTTAAGGTTCCATCCAAGGTCGAGAATATTTTCGGCCTTTTAATATCCCATAAAGCTGGTGCGGAAGCCTCACCCGACCCTCGATGGGAGATCGAGGATAAGTCTCTCGAATTCTCGCTCCCCCCTTGGTTCGTCGAGTATTGCTTTAAGCTCCTCGGCAGGGCAGACGGCATACGCTTCATGAACTCCTCTCTGCGAAGCCTCCCCACATATGTAAGGGTGAATACCCTAAAAGGGGATGAGGATTCCATAATCGAAACCCTTAGAAGCGAAGGGGTCGAGTTAAGGGAGGTGGGACTGATCCCCCACGTCTACAAGGTCGAGAGGGTTTCTAAGCCTTTGGTAACCTTGGAATCGTGGCGGAAGGGCTACATAACGATCCAGGATCTGCTGAGCTGCCTGGTCGGCCATGTAGCTAATCCGAGACCTTACGATAGGGTTTTAGATCTATGCGCGGCGCCAGGGGGCAAGACAGCAATGCTGGCCCAGATGATGGATAATAAGGGGGAGATCTACTCGCTCGACCTATCCCCGGGAAGGTTGCGGGTCTGGAGAAAGGAGATGAAGAGGCTGGGGGTGAGGATCGCCAAGCCGATCCTATCGGATGCGCGGGGATGGCTACCCCTCAAGGGGGAGATGGACCTGGTCTTGCTGGATCCACCCTGTACCGGGACGGGGATACTTATGAAGAACCCATCCATGAAGGATAGGCTGTCCCCGTCCATGTTGAAATATTACGCGAGAATCCAATGGAGTATGCTCGATGCAGCCTCCAAAATGGTCGGGGAGGGGGGCCACCTAATATACTCCACGTGCAGCATCACCAGAGAGGAGAACGAGGACATCATATGGAGGCTCCTCAAAGTAGACCCCTCCCTTGAAGTTGTAGACTTGGAGTTTAGGGGCCTCCCCCGCGGGCTTTTCCTCAAGGAATGCATCAGGCTCTATCCACACATCAACCTGTGTAATGGCGGATTTATAGCGAAGTTGAGGAGGCTTTAA
- the speB gene encoding agmatinase has protein sequence MRDKASIVEEIKFYTEYAPPFLGVSKDILEADFAILGVPYDYTSTYRPGSRFAPDAIRRASMFIEAYSPTIRRDCEHPSISDIGNLTISNDPRETLGRIGKVASLLKELGKVQITIGGEHTITKGCIPPLIGGGGGLLCLDAHLDLRDEFQGTKLSHATFMRRIIEEMGPGNAIFIGARAFSREELEYASQIGIKIISARTFNSLNVATLKEIVQRGIGGRPLYLSIDLDVIDPSFAPAVGNPEPYGIPPSKLIELLAGISMDNEVVGADLVEVSPEYDDGTTIVLAAKMIVELISMIRAPRREA, from the coding sequence ATGAGGGATAAAGCCTCCATAGTGGAAGAGATAAAATTCTACACGGAGTATGCCCCGCCGTTCCTAGGGGTCTCAAAGGATATTTTGGAGGCGGACTTCGCCATCTTGGGGGTCCCCTACGACTACACCTCCACTTATAGGCCCGGCTCAAGGTTCGCCCCGGACGCCATCCGTAGGGCCTCCATGTTCATCGAAGCGTACAGCCCCACGATTAGGAGAGATTGCGAGCATCCGAGCATATCGGATATCGGCAACCTGACGATCTCGAACGATCCACGTGAAACCCTCGGTCGGATAGGGAAGGTGGCCTCTCTCCTGAAGGAGTTAGGGAAGGTTCAGATAACCATCGGGGGGGAGCACACCATAACCAAGGGCTGCATCCCGCCGCTCATAGGAGGGGGAGGAGGGTTACTATGCTTAGATGCCCACCTGGATCTCCGAGATGAATTCCAGGGCACAAAACTAAGCCACGCCACGTTCATGAGGCGGATAATCGAGGAGATGGGGCCTGGGAACGCGATATTTATAGGTGCGAGGGCTTTCTCCCGGGAAGAACTCGAATACGCCTCTCAGATAGGGATTAAAATAATATCTGCGAGGACGTTTAACTCCTTGAACGTGGCTACCCTTAAGGAGATAGTTCAAAGGGGGATCGGCGGCCGCCCCCTATATCTCTCGATAGATCTCGATGTGATAGATCCATCGTTCGCCCCAGCCGTCGGAAATCCGGAGCCTTACGGCATCCCCCCCTCGAAGCTGATCGAGCTTTTAGCGGGGATCTCCATGGATAATGAGGTCGTCGGCGCGGACTTGGTGGAGGTATCCCCGGAATACGATGATGGAACAACCATCGTACTAGCCGCGAAGATGATCGTGGAGCTGATATCCATGATAAGGGCTCCGCGGCGAGAGGCTTAA